A single genomic interval of Capricornis sumatraensis isolate serow.1 chromosome 11, serow.2, whole genome shotgun sequence harbors:
- the LOC138088284 gene encoding basic salivary proline-rich protein 1-like: MAASKEPARGACPAGSQPRASHCSARRPPPPPPPPPPPPPSCKRRRQQQQQQQQQQRGGGGRGGWGGPPPPGPPQPLPPRGGWRGRGGAGPGSGEKADRHRRLLERRGQESGSPDTLRQTRPKQPAPLRRAMHGGPAGHREGLAALRTPPPAPAGKAGAGAGAGARPPGPAPLRVRLRGGGAQLGARRFARAPRDLLPPLALRAPLRRGVKKFAKWLRLQSPQRFGKGPSRCSGRGGPLPGGPSALRPPERPGMRRGPRQASAAPRSLLGSAPEARERGAAPGRQGPRRSCLGGGRGTARRRSASPLLRGRRARRRRRREGSRGPRGDAGWARAHEPRRGRGPPASGEAAAALVCLERCVRARRREPECVCVCLCVCVPV; encoded by the coding sequence ATGGCCGCCAGCAAGGAGCCGGCGCGGGGGGCATGTCCCGCAGGCTCGCAGCCGCGCGCGTCCCACTGCAGCGCccggcggccgccgccgccgcctcctccgccgccgccgccgcctccaaGTTGtaagcggcggcggcagcagcagcagcagcagcagcagcagcagcggggaggcggggggcggggaggctgGGGGGGCCCCCCTCCGCCGGGGCCGCCACAGCCGCTGCCACCGCGAGGCGGTTGGCGGGGCAGGGGCGGCGCGGGCCCGGGCTCCGGCGAGAAGGCAGACAGGCACAGGAGGCTGCTGGAGCGCCGGGGCCAGGAGTCCGGGAGCCCCGACACCCTGCGCCAGACCCGGCCAAAACAGCCCGCCCCACTGCGCAGGGCCATGCACGGCGGCCCCGCTGGGCACCGCGAGGGCCTCGCTGCCCTCCGCACCCCGCCCCCCGCTCCCGCCGGAAAAGCAGGGGCGGGAGCGGGAGCCGGAGCGCGGCCGCCGGGGCCCGCGCCCCTTCGGGTCCGGCTCCGGGGAGGCGGCGCCCAGCTAGGAGCCCGCAGGTTTGCGCGCGCCCCGCGGGACCTCCTTCCCCCTTTAGCCCTCCGCGCCCCCCTTCGAAGGGGGGTGAAAAAGTTTGCGAAGTGGCTGCGTCTCCAGAGTCCCCAGCGATTCGGGAAGGGGCCGAGCAGGTGCAGCGGGCGGGGCGGCCCGCTGCCCGGAGGTCCGAGCGCCCTGCGTCCACCCGAGCGCCCCGGGATGCGGCGGGGTCCCCGCCAGGCGTCGGCCGCTCCGCGAAGTTTGCTGGGCTCAGCCCCCGAGGCGCGGGAGCGGGGCGCGGCCCCCGGGCGGCAGGGCCCGCGGCGGAGCTGCCTCGGGGGCGGCCGGGGGACGGCGCGGCGGCGGTCGGCCAGTCCGCTCCTCCGGGGGCGgcgggcgcggcggcggcggcggcgggaggggtCCCGCGGGCCTCGCGGAGATGCGGGGTGGGCTCGGGCGCATGAGCCGCGCCGGGGTCGGGGCCCTCCGGCGTCCGGGGAGGCGGCCGCAGCGCTGGTCTGCCTGGAGCGCTGCGTGCGTGCGCGCCGGAGGGAGCccgagtgtgtgtgcgtgtgtctgtgcgtATGTGTGCccgtgtga